The genome window GGGCCGCCGGCGAGCGTCGCCCTCGGCGTCCCCGCCGACCTCCTGCGCCGCCGCCCCGACGTCCGCATCGCCGAGCGGCAGCTCGCGGCGCAGAGCGCGCAGATCGGCGTCGCCAAGGCCGACCTGCTGCCGCGCTTCGCGCTCGTCGGCACCGTCAGCGTCGCGGCCGAGGACTTTCCCGACATGTTCGAGGGCCGGAGCTTCGAGAACTTCGGCGGCCCGAGCGTGCGCTGGGCGATCCTCAACTACGGCCGCATCACCAACAACGTGCGGGTACAGGACGCGCGCTTCCAGGCGCTGATCGCCACGTACGAGCAGACCGTGCTGCGGGCGCAGGCCGAGGTCGAGAGCGCGCTCGCTGTCTACCTCGGCGCGCAGCGCCGGCTCGCGTCGCTCGAGAAGAGCGTCGCCGCGGCGAGCACGGCCGTCGAACTCGCCGAGATCCAGTACCGCGAGGGCGCCTACGACTATACGCGCGTCCTCAATACGCAGCAGTTCCTCGTCGACGCACAGGACCGCATGGTGGCGACCCGGGGCAACGTCGGCGTCGCGCTCACGGCCCTCTACAAGGCGCTCGGCGGCGGATGGGAGATACGCATGGGACGCGATTTCGTCACCGACGAGCAGAAGGGCGCGATGCGCGCGCGCACCGGCTGGGGCGGCATGCTCGACGTCGACCGGCGCGAGCACGCCGTCGAAGGGGCGGCAACGGGCACGGAGACGCGCGGCGGCGGCTTCACGCCGCGCGCGTGGTGGCCGTGGTGACGGCGTTCCCGCGCCGCACCGCCGGCGCGCCCGGGCCGCGCCCCGCTGGCGGCCGCCGCGCCGCCGCGCTCGCCCTCGCGGCGCTCCTCGCGTCCTGCGGCGGCAAGCCCGAGGTGGCGCAGCTGCCGCCGCCCGAGGTCGGCGTCGCCGAGCCCGTCGTCCGGGACGTCGCCGACTACTTCGAGACCACCGGCCGCACGACCGCCGTCGAGAGCGTCGACGTGCGCGCCCGCGTCTCCGGCTACCTCGTGAAGATCGCCTTCAAGGACGGCGACCTCGTCGAGCCGGGCGCCGTGCTCTTCGAGATCGACCCGCGCCCGTTCGCGGCGCAGAAGCTGCAAGCGCAGGGCGAGCTCGCCCGCTGGGAGGCGCAGCGCAAGAAGGCCGAGGCCGACCTCGCGCGCAACCAGCGCCTGCTGCCGACCGGCGCCGCGAGTCAGAAGGAGTACGACTCGGCGGTCGCCGCCAAGGGTACCGCCGACGCCGAGATCGTCTCGGCCCGCGGCCGCCTCGAGCAGGCGGACCTGAACCTCGAGTTCTCGAAAGTGACCGCGCCGGTGCGCGGCCGGGTCGGCAAGGCCAACGTGACCCTCGGGAACCTCGTCGAGGTGTCGACCCTGCTCACCACGCTCGTCAGCGTCGAGCCGATGTACGTCTACTTCGACGTCGACGAACGCACGATGCTGCACTACCAGCAAGACTGGCGGCGCGCCCACCCCGAGGCCACCG of Deltaproteobacteria bacterium contains these proteins:
- a CDS encoding efflux RND transporter periplasmic adaptor subunit gives rise to the protein MVAVVTAFPRRTAGAPGPRPAGGRRAAALALAALLASCGGKPEVAQLPPPEVGVAEPVVRDVADYFETTGRTTAVESVDVRARVSGYLVKIAFKDGDLVEPGAVLFEIDPRPFAAQKLQAQGELARWEAQRKKAEADLARNQRLLPTGAASQKEYDSAVAAKGTADAEIVSARGRLEQADLNLEFSKVTAPVRGRVGKANVTLGNLVEVSTLLTTLVSVEPMYVYFDVDERTMLHYQQDWRRAHPEATAVPSARELAVPVEIGLAHEDGYSLRGTMDFVDNQVNPATGTMLARALFPNADRALTPGLFVRVRLPISAAERSLLVSERAIGTDQGTKYVLVVTDKNVVEYRAVKLGPLFEGMRVIREGLKAGERVIISGIQRARPGMTVKPQETTPVATAAPATTTAPTATTTSEH